The window GCTGTGCCGGCCGCGGGTCTTCGTCGACGGTCTGATGTACAGCACCGGAGACTCGCGTCCGATCCGGCGAAACGACGCGGATGCGACCGAGCGCGCCGAAGAGGATCTGCTCCGGCGCATGGACCAGGCGATCAGTCTCGACGACCTGGGCCACCCGTCCATCATCGCGGGAATCGAGGTGTACCGGAGCGCAAGTCAGGTCCCGGTGCAGTTCGGCGGTACGAGTGTCGACACGCTGTGCGGTGTAATCGTGATATGGACCCACACGGGACGGATGCGGTCGGGTGAGCGGTCGTAAGCCGCTTCACGCAGGCGGCGGCGGCGCGCCGCGCAACGAATGATCAAGGTGTTATCGGAGGCCCGATGAGCAGAACGACAGCCCGCCGCGTGCAGAGCCGCTGTTCGCGTATCGTTTCGGGATGGTCTCGCCACGCGTCATGGACGTGCTGTGCCGCCATACTCGCGGTCGCCGGCTGCAACAACTTTCATATCTCGACATCGGACATGGTGATCAGCCCGAACCCGGCCGTGCCGGGCGATGCGGTCGTGGCGACGTTCGTGCTGAACCTGGTTCCGCAGCAGAGCCACACGATGATCGTCGTCATTGACGACATGGAGCATCTGCGGCTGACGAGCAGCGACGACACGCGGGCTCCCGTAACGATCCAGCTGGGGGATGCAGCGGACCTGATCGCGCAGTACGGGGCGGGCGAGCATGCCGCATATGTGCGCGTCATCGCGAACGCGTCCGATGAAGCGACGCGCACCCAGACGGTTGGCTTCGAGCTTCGCGAAGACGTTCCGTGAGGGGCACCATGTGGCGAATCGCGGCGACTGCAGTTCTGCTGATCCTCAGTGCGGCGTGTGCGGGTCGTCAGGAGCGCGACGGCGCAGCCGCACCGGAGGACGTCGTGATAGAGGCGTTCAACGACCACTTCTATGACGCGCGCGTACACGCCGTCTACACCGGCGGCCAGCGCCGCTCGCTGGGCACCATACCCGGCAATGGCGGAACCACCCGTACGGCGCTGGCGTGGGAGCCGCACGCATTGGTGTTCGAAGTGTCGTTCATCATCAGCGGCGCGGAGTACGTATCGCTTCCGGTGGAGGTCTCACCGGGCGAGCACGTCGAGGTTCGCCTGCCACCCAACATCGATCAGTCAGGATTCTTCCGGCGTGTGACGCGGCGGTAATCCGCCACTCCGCGCCGGTGGCGAACCGCTTGCGCCGCAATTCGGTCACCGGCTCGGATCAATCCACGAGCGTTGCTCGCACGGTCGCCGGCACAACGACACGGTAGAGTGGCAGGAAGTACGGTCGCTCCGGGTTCTCGAGTGCGCGCCCGCTCGGAATCGAATGATCGAGCAGGTTCCACACGACGACGCTGTCATCGGTGTCCGGCTCCATGAGCTCACCGATGAGGCGTGCGGCGTTCTGCGTCATGCGCACCAGGTAGGTTCCCTCCGGCAGCTGCATCTGCTCCGACACCAGCTCCACGGTCGGTGTCGCATTGAGGTGGTTCTGGTACGGCGCCTCCGCCCACTCGATGGCCGTCAACCGGTACTTCTCCGCACTGACCTGTGCGGGTGCGCGCAGGCGCTCGACCTGGATATCGTGCCGGCGCAGGAAGTCGGCGAGGTCGTGCAGGTGGGCGTCGAACGCATACGCCCACGGCCGCGGTCGGCTTTCCGTGGCGACGTACAGCGTGCGATTGGTGCCCGTCACCAGTCGAGGCTCGCCGTCCTCCATCACGTAGAACTGCTCCGGTTCGGGATACGCCGACTGTTCGACCGTGACAACCACACGCGGCGGCGGATCGTGCAGCGTGCGTGCGCGTGCCGCGGCGACGGTGCCGCGCACGGCGGTCGCGTTGTCGGCCACGAAATTCAGCAGGCCGAGCATGCCTTCGCGCGCGTTGTCCGCCTGCTCCTGCAGTGACCAGCGGCCGGGTATCTCGTAGAGCAGTGTGATCATGTTCTGGAGCCCGCCGTAGCTGTGCTGCTTGCGGGCCCAGGGCGGCGTAGTCTGCCAGGACCATGCACCGGTCTCATCATCGCGACGTGGTCCGGAGTACCAGTAGAGCTGCATATCGCGCGCGGCGAGGTGTGCATGTACGGCGTTGTACATCGGACCCCGCGCGAACGCGACGAGTGCGCTGTCCGCGGCGGGATGCAGTGTGGCCTGGTAGGTCAGATTGTAGGGGTACGCACCGCCATTGTGAACGTCGACGTACACGTCCGGCCACCACTCGAGCAGAACATCATCGCGGACGGCCGAGATCTCCGGTGTCTCCGCGACGATGAAGTCGCGGTTCATGTCGTAATTGAGCGAGTTGGTACGACGTCGCTGTTCGGCGCCATCCGGATTCAATGATGGGA is drawn from Longimicrobiales bacterium and contains these coding sequences:
- a CDS encoding M14 family zinc carboxypeptidase; translated protein: MVTCLSRAARALLLLTLSSLAVTPPDAIAQRPEAVRTGAEAAGFERHTSHDELMWFLYEVQAAASDRMLIRHIATTAEGREMPLVILGAPPAASASAAFFSGRPTVFITGNVHGGERAGREGTLQLIRELAIGSARPLLERVNVLIVPSLNPDGAEQRRRTNSLNYDMNRDFIVAETPEISAVRDDVLLEWWPDVYVDVHNGGAYPYNLTYQATLHPAADSALVAFARGPMYNAVHAHLAARDMQLYWYSGPRRDDETGAWSWQTTPPWARKQHSYGGLQNMITLLYEIPGRWSLQEQADNAREGMLGLLNFVADNATAVRGTVAAARARTLHDPPPRVVVTVEQSAYPEPEQFYVMEDGEPRLVTGTNRTLYVATESRPRPWAYAFDAHLHDLADFLRRHDIQVERLRAPAQVSAEKYRLTAIEWAEAPYQNHLNATPTVELVSEQMQLPEGTYLVRMTQNAARLIGELMEPDTDDSVVVWNLLDHSIPSGRALENPERPYFLPLYRVVVPATVRATLVD